A genomic region of Haliotis asinina isolate JCU_RB_2024 chromosome 1, JCU_Hal_asi_v2, whole genome shotgun sequence contains the following coding sequences:
- the LOC137282806 gene encoding uncharacterized protein, with translation MAAIPPVSNEEGLTDDENGSIKTQICIRSDLADGSVAVLPSNLPVDHSKSISDGGISDNEETAMNWKGRTPVSKSRTNLKKDQPKDDRPDASKEMKDIPVVDDQSLHRIEATKNGQAPTERESVIYERSKGDISSRKGDKERQKKPRESHYKQDTKESPNFKTVETPSKQQISQDVPPEKTQHGRGSSVTRTTTRTRRLSERTPTKDVLEGNENKLDANQKGEAQKSHPEQTQYERRDTVDKSRRKTRRVSEETPIKDVLVGREDKLDATQKGEQKGGVQKGTKRNAQKKNKPTDEIDVFLRNKVGKQISVILYVRIHKKLDPNYDVEGFLRARMQTDQEVKVEKMEHVGSNTVVSVEAPSKSVANKVGYLLKLSNRESKTKLVCTLDRNEAMDLPTKRDETEFQQHLTIIKRREAKALSDHMDKINVTSKNIERLSTNTHVSIDEYDAIQHERTALRDKLEELKLQKEEFITFVQGLEPKLVSLWKDNTYAKHIGDLRRDFGIELCRLTSALPMYARRNDIIKTVQDNQVCVILGETGCGKSTQMTQYLHQAGFSRDGIIVCTQPRKVAAISLATHVASELVTNVGNVVGYRVGMRSKCGGATKILYMTDHCLLNECLKDPTLSAYSCVIVDEAHERSIYTDLLLGMLKMCLKQRPDLRAIITSATIDPDVFVRYFGDCPVLRVSGRMFPVEIEYLAEGDGGKNSDNYQEEAVNKAVHVHTKDPPGDILVFVTSPLETEKCSEDLKNRLQGRTDFKCLVLHGQIQPDEQQLVFQATAPGIRKIVFATNSAETSITIPGIKYVIDTGLAKEKRYDPRRNMSILSVVLISRSSADQRKGRAGRTGPGKCYRLYGEETYCEMEAVSLPEILKVHLGQAMLKLTELGINPLKYEFVQSPGQSAIAAAMTTLEELGAVKDNKITEEGKELAKLPVEPRLGLITQKGRSEDVLFDAVVLAAVSNVGSSIFFRGGSDDNKKKADKLKMQFCHNGGDSLTLLNVYREWNKEPEKQKNKWCFANSLNSKSLRIARETVNEVMTLLKKETKVKVTHEFKNPQEADGKLQRILFDSFTSNISHSLGLAKAGYYTPRLDQQVHAHPSSVLNPLNLVPEWLVFEQSMKTSKDFITGLTPVDESWVVEAIESGRLKRDLEEMRKKQLLPVHVEHVGSFLFWKLVGPGFTKLKQFEEKTSHLVKPHLVVIEASKEKGELKIFCSDHATGKLSHLFNEVTGPMKTYLEGEDVEVPLGQSKEHAGVRAILGKGGDVKDILMADEYRTIFVDRPDENSSEDSILNKFGCFGKIKSHRIFKNPRERWGCITYESSEAAKQAVENTKSDSSEVAAPEKHGRGYQNSKFKVKITWCRRESKGCGIVDVKPEMMPKILQRGPLNIKGKCVNVDINRKRGMSLYLKNLSQTITEDDIKQAILSSLNYDEDETDVVRKVTVVREKVTTTKDQLDTFKTHLQAQLRTFSPDNRFHVEVKEPFPTSVNYLAFASFTNSDEGIAACQGLSRQFYINGRVVTMEPDIRSSLYVNREVYEAIKEDLDANLKEFLTFGYTEVGVTSKTLKGGTVILDIHASSSIEMAKVRAKLQTIVQGDVLECGANPNLRQLFTRAGRDFLKDIERKWNVFIQVDGRTFTLSIRGKQEACTRVRDSINDYLQKLSEGKMREVPLRGRDKPNGLMKTLMNKYGVELEKLQKDFGLRSVVLNFKRQIVKLVGSAEDIGKAVKVIDDISSKLLEGVKTSEEEELPDCCVCFCPIEPKELYRLQCCGHAYCLDCVRRQLETAVTGRDFPCVCGHDGCGQPFVWKDLSNFVREGTFTTANLASASLSSFVSKNTKTFKYCLTPNCDMVYRVTSKGSVFRCPDCSVRICTSCHIQYHDGLTCAMYNSAKDDEGSLEAWLAAHAKTTKKCPNCKTPIEKTEGCNNMHCKACKCSFCWLCLAWFRESGACYNHLSEKHGGCFDNF, from the coding sequence AAATCTGTATTAGATCTGATCTTGCTGATGGTTCAGTTGCTGTGTTGCCAAGTAATTTGCCAGTGGACCATTCAAAGAGCATCAGTGATGGAGGCATATCTGATAATGAGGAGACAGCGATGAATTGGAAAGGTAGAACACCTGTCTCAAAGTCAAGAACAAATCTGAAGAAAGATCAGCCAAAAGATGATCGACCAGACGCTTCTAAAGAAATGAAAGACATTCCTGTTGTGGATGATCAGTCTCTGCATCGTATTGAGGCTACCAAGAACGGGCAGGCCCCCACAGAAAGGGAGAGTGTAATTTATGAAAGATCAAAAGGTGATATTTCTTCAAGAAAAGGTGACAAGGAAAGACAGAAGAAGCCAAGAGAGAGCCATTACAAACAAGACACAAAAGAAAGCCCAAATTTCAAGACAGTCGAAACTCCCTCAAAGCAACAGATTAGTCAAGACGTTCCTCCTGAGAAAACACAGCATGGAAGAGGAAGTAGTGTCACCAGGACCACAACAAGGACCAGGCGCTTGTCAGAAAGAACACCCACCAAAGATGTGCTGGAGGGAAACGAAAACAAATTAGATGCTAATCAGAAAGGAGAGGCACAAAAAAGTCATCCCGAGCAAACACAGTATGAAAGAAGAGATACTGTCGACAAGAGCAGAAGAAAGACCAGACGTGTGTCAGAAGAAACACCCATCAAAGATGTCCTGGTGGGCAGAGAAGACAAACTGGATGCTACTCAGAAAGGGGAGCAGAAAGGTGGGGTACAGAAAGGTACAAAGAGGAATGCCCAGAAAAAGAACAAACCCACGGATGAGATTGATGTGTTCCTGAGAAATAAAGTTGGAAAGCAGATTTCTGTTATTCTGTATGTTAGAATCCATAAAAAACTTGACCCAAACTATGATGTTGAAGGTTTCCTTCGTGCACGGATGCAGACTGACCAAGAAGTAAAAGTGGAGAAAATGGAGCATGTTGGAAGCAACACTGTAGTTTCAGTTGAAGCACCAAGTAAATCTGTGGCAAACAAAGTTGGATATTTACTGAAATTAAGTAACAGAGAATCAAAGACAAAGTTAGTTTGCACACTAGACAGGAATGAGGCAATGGATCTTCCTACTAAGAGAGATGAAACGGAATTTCAGCAGCATCTCACCATTATTAAAAGAAGGGAAGCGAAAGCTTTGAGTGATCATATGGATAAAATCAATGTTACTTCCAAGAATATTGAGAGACTTTCCACAAACACACATGTATCTATTGATGAATATGACGCAATACAGCATGAAAGGACTGCTCTCAGGGATAAGTTGGAAGAGTTGAAACTGCAGAAAGAAGAGTTTATAACGTTTGTGCAGGGCTTGGAGCCAAAACTTGTTTCACTGTGGAAAGATAATACCTATGCTAAACACATTGGCGATCTAAGAAGAGACTTTGGTATCGAGCTTTGTAGGCTTACTTCAGCACTGCCTATGTATGCCAGAAGAAATGATATAATCAAAACGGTACAGGACAACCAGGTTTGTGTGATATTAGGCGAGACTGGGTGTGGGAAAAGCACACAGATGACACAGTACCTCCATCAGGCTGGCTTCAGCAGAGATGGTATAATTGTGTGCACACAGCCCAGGAAAGTTGCAGCCATAAGTCTAGCAACCCATGTTGCTTCTGAGCTGGTAACAAATGTGGGCAATGTAGTAGGTTACAGAGTAGGAATGCGTTCCAAATGCGGAGGAGCTACCAAGATCCTGTACATGACTGATCACTGCCTCCTGAATGAATGCCTGAAGGATCCAACTTTGTCTGCATACAGCTGTGTTATAGTAGACGAGGCACATGAGAGAAGCATCTACACTGACCTACTCCTTGGAATGCTGAAGATGTGCTTGAAACAGCGCCCTGATCTCAGGGCAATAATTACATCAGCAACTATTGACCCTGATGTCTTTGTCAGATATTTTGGTGACTGCCCAGTCTTGAGAGTATCTGGCAGAATGTTTCCCGTTGAAATTGAGTACCTAGCTGAAGGTGATGGGGGCAAGAATTCTGATAACTATCAGGAAGAAGCTGTCAACAAGGCTGTACATGTCCACACGAAGGATCCCCCAGGTGACATTCTGGTCTTCGTAACATCTCCTTTAGAGACCGAGAAGTGCAGTGAAGATCTCAAGAACAGACTGCAGGGAAGgactgacttcaaatgtttggtTCTTCATGGTCAGATTCAACCAGATGAGCAGCAGTTAGTGTTTCAGGCCACTGCTCCAGGTATACGAAAGATTGTCTTTGCTACAAACAGTGCAGAGACTTCCATCACCATTCCGGGAATTAAGTATGTAATTGATACTGGCCTTGCAAAGGAGAAACGTTATGATCCTCGTCGGAACATGAGCATATTGAGTGTAGTTCTCATTAGTCGCAGCTCAGCAGATCAGAGGAAAGGTCGAGCGGGAAGAACAGGTCCTGGGAAATGTTACAGACTCTACGGTGAAGAGACATATTGTGAAATGGAAGCAGTATCACTGCCAGAGATACTCAAAGTTCACCTTGGGCAGGCTATGCTGAAACTGACAGAGCTTGGAATTAATCCCCTTAAGTATGAATTTGTTCAATCACCAGGGCAATCAGCAATAGCTGCAGCTATGACTACACTTGAGGAACTTGGTGCAGTCAAAGACAATAAGATCACAGAAGAAGGGAAAGAACTAGCAAAGCTTCCTGTAGAACCTCGACTTGGACTTATTACCCAGAAAGGAAGATCTGAAGATGTTCTCTTTGATGCTGTGGTTCTTGCAGCTGTGAGTAATGTTGGAAGCTCCATATTTTTCAGAGGGGGCAGTGACGACAATAAGAAGAAAGCTGACAAACTGAAGATGCAGTTCTGCCACAATGGTGGTGATAGTCTCACTTTGCTGAATGTCTACAGAGAATGGAACAAAGAGCCAGAAAAGCAGAAGAACAAATGGTGCTTTGCAAACAGCCTAAACTCCAAATCTCTGCGAATTGCCAGAGAGACAGTAAATGAGGTGATGACTCTTTTGAAGAAGGAGACAAAAGTAAAGGTCACACATGAGTTCAAAAACCCACAAGAAGCAGATGGGAAACTTCAGAGAATACTCTTTGACAGCTTCACATCCAACATCTCTCATTCGCTTGGACTTGCAAAGGCAGGATATTATACCCCTAGACTTGATCAACAAGTTCATGCTCATCCCTCATCAGTTCTGAATCCACTCAACTTAGTTCCTGAGTGGCTTGTCTTCGAGCAGTCCATGAAGACATCCAAAGACTTCATAACAGGACTCACACCAGTTGATGAATCCTGGGTTGTTGAAGCCATTGAATCTGGACGTCTAAAGAGAGATCTTGAAGAGATGAGAAAGAAACAACTCCTCCCTGTGCATGTTGAGCATGTTGGATCATTTCTTTTCTGGAAGCTTGTTGGTCCTGGTTTTACAAAACTAAAACAGTTTGAAGAAAAAACGTCACATCTTGTTAAACCACATCTGGTTGTCATTGAGGCTTCAAAGGAAAAAGGGGAACTGAAGATATTTTGCTCTGATCATGCTACTGGCAAATTATCTCACCTTTTCAATGAGGTGACTGGACCTATGAAAACGTATTTGGAAGGAGAAGATGTGGAGGTACCACTGGGTCAGTCTAAAGAGCATGCTGGTGTCCGTGCGATACTTGGTAAAGGAGGCGATGTGAAAGACATCCTCATGGCAGATGAATACAGAACAATATTTGTTGATCGTCCTGATGAAAATTCTTCAGAAGATAGTATATTGAACAAATTTGGCTGTTTTGGAAAGATAAAGAGCCACAGGATATTCAAGAATCCTCGAGAGAGGTGGGGTTGTATTACATATGAATCTTCAGAAGCAGCAAAACAAGCTGTGGAGAACACAAAATCTGATTCATCAGAAGTTGCTGCTCCAGAGAAACATGGCCGAGGCTATCAAAACTCTaagttcaaggtcaaaataACGTGGTGTAGACGAGAATCTAAAGGATGTGGGATTGTTGATGTTAAACCAGAGATGATGCCAAAGATTTTGCAAAGAGGGCCTTTGAATATCAAAGgtaaatgtgtaaatgttgATATTAACAGGAAACGTGGAATGAGCCTTTATCTTAAAAATCTTAGTCAAACTATCACCGAAGATGATATCAAACAAGCAATTCTATCCTCTTTGAACTATGATGAAGATGAGACTGACGTAGTTCGAAAGGTAACAGTAGTGAGAGAAAAGGTAACCACTACAAAAGATCAACTGGATACCTTCAAGACTCATCTCCAGGCACAGCTCAGAACATTTTCGCCAGACAACAGATTCCATGTGGAGGTAAAAGAGCCATTTCCAACAAGTGTCAACTACTTAGCATTTGCATCATTCACCAACTCAGATGAGGGAATAGCAGCTTGCCAAGGTTTGTCCAGGCAGTTCTATATCAATGGCCGAGTGGTCACTATGGAGCCAGACATAAGGTCATCACTGTATGTAAACAGAGAAGTTTATGAAGCCATCAAAGAGGACTTGGATGCAAACTTGAAAGAATTCCTGACCTTCGGTTACACGGAAGTTGGAGTGACTTCGAAGACACTGAAGGGCGGAACTGTCATCCTTGATATCCATGCCTCAAGCTCCATAGAAATGGCAAAGGTTCGAGCTAAGCTTCAGACCATTGTACAAGGAGATGTTTTGGAATGTGGTGCAAATCCAAATTTGCGTCAACTCTTTACCAGGGCTGGAAGAGACTTTCTGAAAGACATAGAAAggaaatggaatgtttttatTCAAGTTGATGGTAGAACCTTCACACTCTCAATCCGCGGGAAACAGGAAGCATGCACTAGAGTGCGCGATTCAATCAATGATTATCTCCAGAAACTGTCCGAAGGCAAAATGAGGGAGGTGCCCTTGAGGGGAAGAGACAAACCcaatgggttgatgaagacattGATGAATAAATATGGCGTAGAACTTGAGAAGCTACAGAAGGACTTTGGTCTGAGATCAGTTGTCCTGAACTTCAAGCGACAGATTGTAAAGTTGGTGGGATCAGCTGAAGATATTGGCAAAGCTGTCAAGGTCATAGATGACATTTCATCTAAATTGCTGGAGGGTGTCAAAACATCAGAGGAGGAGGAGCTGCCCGATTGTTGTGTCTGTTTCTGCCCAATAGAACCAAAGGAATTGTACAGGCTGCAGTGTTGTGGGCATGCCTACTGCCTGGACTGTGTCAGGAGACAGCTGGAAACTGCAGTCACTGGTCGAGACTTCCCCTGCGTTTGTGGGCATGATGGATGTGGTCAGCCATTTGTATGGAAGGATTTGTCCAATTTTGTGCGAGAAGGAACATTCACTACTGCAAATCTGGCTAGCGCCTCTTTGAGTTCCTTTGTAAGCAAAAACACCAAAACCTTCAAGTACTGCTTGACCCCAAACTGTGACATGGTGTACCGAGTGACCTCAAAGGGGTCTGTGTTCAGGTGCCCTGACTGCAGTGTGAGAATATGCACTTCGTGCCACATTCAGTATCATGATGGACTGACGTGTGCCATGTACAACAGTGCCAAGGATGATGAAGGCAGCCTTGAAGCTTGGCTGGCAGCCCATGCCAAAACAACCAAGAAGTGCCCAAACTGTAAGACCCCAATAGAGAAAACAGAAGGTTGCAATAATATGCACTGCAAAGCTTGCAAATGCAGCTTCTGTTGGTTGTGCCTTGCCTGGTTTCGTGAATCTGGAGCATGTTACAACCATTTGAGTGAAAAACATGGTGGCTGTTTTGATAATTTTTGA